The following proteins are co-located in the Sporosarcina pasteurii genome:
- the nfsA gene encoding oxygen-insensitive NADPH nitroreductase, whose product MTINLLTRHASVRKYKDVKVPKEDLHEIILAGQHAASSNFVQAYSVILVTDPAKREQLATLSKNPQQISTAGAVLVLCMDFYRIEKGASLLGREIDYRQAENLLVATTDVALFAQNIAIAAESKGYGICYIGGVRNAPEEISELLNLPTGVAPMYAMTIGVPDEDNEVKPRLPIEAILHENSYDEEKYNELIPEYDQTMKTYYQNRGTNQKDISWSESMTAFLGTPRRLHMKEFLQKQGFDFK is encoded by the coding sequence ATGACGATCAACTTATTAACGAGACATGCATCTGTTCGAAAGTATAAAGATGTGAAAGTACCGAAAGAAGACTTACATGAAATTATATTAGCGGGCCAACATGCAGCGAGCTCTAATTTTGTCCAAGCCTATTCTGTCATTCTTGTGACAGACCCAGCTAAAAGAGAGCAGCTTGCAACGCTTTCCAAAAATCCACAGCAAATTTCCACAGCAGGTGCAGTCCTTGTCCTATGTATGGACTTTTACCGTATCGAAAAAGGAGCAAGCTTATTAGGGAGAGAAATTGATTACCGTCAGGCAGAAAATTTACTTGTCGCGACGACAGACGTTGCTTTATTCGCACAGAACATAGCGATTGCAGCAGAATCTAAAGGGTATGGTATTTGTTACATTGGCGGTGTTCGAAATGCACCTGAAGAAATTAGTGAACTACTAAATTTACCTACAGGCGTTGCGCCGATGTATGCGATGACCATTGGGGTACCAGATGAAGACAATGAAGTGAAACCGCGATTGCCGATAGAAGCAATTTTACATGAAAACAGCTATGATGAAGAAAAATATAATGAGCTTATCCCGGAATATGACCAAACAATGAAGACGTATTATCAAAACCGCGGTACCAATCAAAAGGACATCTCTTGGTCCGAATCGATGACCGCATTTCTAGGTACGCCGAGACGCCTTCACATGAAAGAGTTTTTACAGAAACAGGGATTCGATTTTAAATAG
- a CDS encoding VOC family protein — MKLDHVVYFTKKSPVDVVEEQQRLGWHAVIGGRHEKWGTHNTLMYLSNAYIEWLSVEQETIAQNSKQPLVKLLLHDLADGENWGTVCFSVNDIAKFNEELNEKGYETSGVLDAERKTVHGDVRKWKMLFIQEAPSNTLPYPFFIEWQADEEIRFKELRTDGTLLPDNEKLEVTECLFSVENPNEITENWASLLGIELRDNTMLRLPNCNLKFIEKSARETRERLIDVAIQHR, encoded by the coding sequence ATGAAACTAGATCATGTAGTGTATTTTACAAAAAAATCGCCGGTGGATGTTGTGGAAGAACAACAAAGATTAGGATGGCATGCTGTGATTGGAGGACGTCATGAGAAATGGGGAACGCATAATACGCTTATGTATTTGAGCAATGCGTATATTGAATGGTTGTCTGTCGAACAGGAAACAATTGCCCAAAATTCAAAACAGCCGCTTGTGAAACTATTATTACATGATCTTGCAGACGGGGAAAATTGGGGGACTGTCTGTTTTTCAGTCAATGATATTGCTAAATTCAATGAAGAATTAAATGAAAAAGGCTATGAGACTTCAGGGGTATTAGACGCTGAGCGGAAGACAGTACATGGCGATGTGCGGAAATGGAAAATGTTATTTATTCAAGAAGCGCCTTCAAATACATTGCCATATCCTTTCTTTATTGAATGGCAGGCCGATGAGGAGATAAGGTTTAAAGAATTACGTACGGATGGCACCCTACTGCCAGACAATGAAAAGTTGGAAGTAACGGAATGTCTTTTTAGCGTTGAAAACCCTAATGAAATAACAGAGAACTGGGCATCTTTATTAGGAATAGAATTAAGAGATAACACGATGCTTCGCCTGCCAAATTGCAACTTGAAATTTATCGAGAAGTCAGCAAGGGAAACGAGAGAAAGATTAATTGATGTCGCGATACAACACCGCTAA
- the putP gene encoding sodium/proline symporter PutP, which produces MTNDIYQLIAIVFYMAAMIFIGYYAYKKTSNLTDYMLGGRSLGPAVTALSAGAADMSGWLLMGLPGAIYLNGLVEAWIAIGLTLGAYLNYVLVAPRLRAYTQVSGDSITIPSFLESRLKDSSRVLRIASSIIILIFFTFYVSSGMVAGGKFFNSSFGLDYHVGLLIVSAVVIFYTLFGGFLAVSYTDVVQGVTMFLALLLVPVFGLFMTGGFSETAFSIREVNPELLNFVSGASFLGILSAVAWGLGYFGQPHIIVRFMAISSVKEIKSARRIGIGWMFLSLFGAIATALIGIAYFQQSGGSIKDAETVFIVLGQIIFHPLIAGIMLAAILAAVMSTISSQLIVTSSALVEDLYKAVIKTDATDKQYVFLGRMAVLIVSIVAIVLAWPNNDSILSIVSFSWAGFGASFGPVILLSLYWRKITGKGALWGMVAGAITVLIWGNVDALSDTLYEIVPGFIICWVVTYFVSQATYQQNAEIEHEFKAAIDMLEKEK; this is translated from the coding sequence ATGACAAATGATATTTATCAATTAATTGCCATCGTATTCTATATGGCTGCTATGATATTTATAGGGTATTACGCTTACAAAAAAACATCAAACTTAACCGATTATATGTTAGGAGGGCGTTCGCTTGGTCCAGCAGTAACAGCGCTTAGTGCGGGGGCTGCGGATATGTCCGGCTGGTTGCTTATGGGGTTGCCTGGTGCGATCTATTTAAATGGTCTTGTCGAAGCATGGATTGCGATTGGCCTTACGCTGGGTGCGTATTTAAACTATGTGCTAGTAGCACCTAGACTTCGTGCTTATACGCAAGTGTCGGGGGATTCTATTACGATTCCTAGTTTTTTAGAAAGCCGTTTGAAAGACAGTTCTCGTGTACTTCGTATTGCATCTAGTATCATTATTCTAATTTTCTTTACGTTTTATGTGTCTTCTGGAATGGTCGCAGGAGGGAAGTTTTTCAATAGCTCATTTGGACTTGATTATCATGTTGGGTTGTTAATCGTTTCTGCTGTTGTTATTTTTTATACATTATTTGGCGGATTCTTGGCCGTTAGTTATACGGATGTTGTACAAGGCGTTACGATGTTTTTAGCGCTGTTACTCGTTCCAGTTTTTGGATTATTCATGACGGGTGGATTTTCGGAAACGGCATTTTCTATCCGAGAAGTGAATCCAGAGTTGTTAAATTTTGTTTCAGGTGCTTCGTTCCTCGGTATTTTATCTGCCGTTGCGTGGGGGCTCGGTTATTTTGGTCAACCGCATATTATTGTACGATTCATGGCAATCAGTTCTGTTAAAGAAATAAAAAGTGCCCGTCGTATTGGGATTGGTTGGATGTTCCTCAGTTTATTTGGGGCCATCGCAACGGCGCTAATTGGAATTGCTTATTTTCAGCAAAGCGGTGGTTCGATAAAGGATGCGGAAACAGTATTTATTGTGTTAGGTCAGATTATTTTCCATCCATTGATTGCGGGCATTATGTTGGCTGCGATTCTTGCTGCAGTGATGAGTACGATATCTTCACAGTTAATCGTTACATCTTCAGCACTTGTTGAAGATTTGTATAAAGCGGTCATTAAAACAGATGCAACTGATAAGCAATATGTGTTTTTAGGAAGAATGGCGGTTCTTATTGTCTCGATTGTTGCGATTGTACTTGCATGGCCGAACAACGATTCTATTTTAAGTATCGTATCGTTTTCGTGGGCAGGGTTTGGCGCTTCATTCGGACCAGTTATTTTACTATCCTTATATTGGAGAAAGATTACAGGAAAAGGTGCATTATGGGGAATGGTCGCAGGGGCGATTACCGTATTAATTTGGGGGAATGTGGACGCATTGTCGGACACATTATATGAAATCGTTCCGGGCTTCATCATTTGTTGGGTTGTTACATACTTTGTAAGTCAAGCAACCTATCAACAAAATGCTGAAATTGAACATGAATTTAAGGCAGCAATTGATATGCTTGAAAAAGAAAAATAA
- the hflX gene encoding GTPase HflX: MDVLVERALLVGVHAQTDEHFEYSLEELGNLAEAIEVEVVGTITQNLERPNPSHYVGAGKIEEIRNFYEESGANLVIFNDELSPSQIRNLENGLECKVIDRTMLILDIFARRARTREARMQVDLAQLQYMLPRLVGLRASLSRQGGGTGGGFQNKGAGETKLELDRRVIEDQIAKLRRELENVQGQRETQRKQRRRSGLPVVSLVGYTNAGKSTLMNGLLKKVNAELDRQVFEKDMLFATLDTSIRHVKLPDNKAFLLTDTVGFVGKLPHHLVKAFRSTLEEARDADLLLQVVDVSHSEHPFMMEVTSETLTDVGVENVPTINVFNKSDLADLSYPKVEGNNVWLSAKDEKGLEELVELIKDFIFDEYVTCKLLVPFDRGDVVSYLNDKANIKETTYEEDGTLMIVELLADDRKKFEEFVISY, encoded by the coding sequence TTGGACGTTTTAGTGGAACGTGCATTACTTGTAGGTGTACATGCACAGACAGACGAACATTTTGAGTATTCGCTGGAGGAGCTTGGGAATCTAGCGGAAGCCATTGAAGTTGAAGTAGTTGGTACAATTACGCAAAACTTGGAGAGGCCGAATCCATCTCATTATGTCGGAGCCGGTAAGATTGAAGAGATTCGAAATTTTTACGAAGAATCCGGGGCGAATTTGGTCATTTTTAATGATGAATTGTCGCCTTCTCAAATTCGGAATTTGGAAAATGGACTTGAATGTAAAGTCATCGATCGAACGATGTTAATTCTAGATATATTTGCAAGACGTGCACGGACGCGCGAAGCAAGAATGCAAGTTGATCTTGCGCAATTGCAATATATGTTGCCACGTCTTGTTGGGTTACGTGCTTCGTTAAGTAGACAAGGTGGCGGCACAGGTGGCGGTTTCCAAAACAAAGGTGCAGGGGAAACGAAGTTAGAGTTGGATCGTCGTGTCATTGAAGATCAAATTGCGAAGTTGCGACGTGAGTTAGAAAATGTACAAGGGCAACGAGAGACGCAACGTAAACAACGAAGAAGAAGTGGTTTGCCAGTTGTTTCACTCGTTGGATATACGAATGCAGGCAAATCGACATTGATGAATGGCTTGCTGAAGAAAGTAAATGCTGAATTGGACAGGCAAGTGTTTGAGAAAGATATGTTATTTGCGACGCTTGATACATCGATCAGACATGTGAAATTACCTGATAATAAAGCATTCTTACTTACGGATACAGTTGGTTTTGTCGGCAAACTTCCTCACCATTTGGTTAAGGCGTTTCGTTCTACATTAGAAGAGGCACGGGATGCGGATTTGTTGTTACAAGTCGTTGATGTATCCCATTCAGAACATCCCTTTATGATGGAAGTCACAAGTGAAACATTAACCGATGTAGGTGTGGAAAATGTACCGACGATTAATGTTTTTAATAAGTCCGATCTTGCAGACTTGTCGTACCCTAAAGTGGAAGGAAATAACGTTTGGCTGTCTGCTAAAGACGAGAAAGGCCTAGAAGAACTAGTTGAGTTAATTAAAGACTTTATATTTGATGAGTATGTGACGTGTAAGTTACTCGTTCCTTTCGATAGAGGAGATGTCGTTTCCTACTTAAATGATAAGGCAAATATTAAAGAAACTACTTATGAAGAAGACGGCACGCTCATGATTGTCGAGTTGTTGGCGGATGACCGGAAAAAGTTTGAAGAATTCGTGATAAGTTATTGA
- a CDS encoding SAM-dependent methyltransferase, whose translation MQFEELLTKLTEQLTNGTFVGGTISQPRMKSDELKRVRLKPVELRGALHIQFEYQYERVLNHENIAIENVYGELDNLLNRFRQVHAEFTNETVHVQISKKFKVMWKGKKATSTKEVDLSHNRKKNYLLDEETPYPFLVRLGVQTPDGKVRNQHQDKFRQINRFVEFIDDSLAYLPKDKTIRILDFGSGKSYLTFALYHYLHIEKGLDIKVTGLDLKKEVIEECSAIAKDLNYENLEFLVGDINDYNDETAVDMVVTLHACDVATDMALGRAVKWGAKVILSVPCCQHELASQIDTPALDVMLQHGLIKERFSSLATDSIRAELLSLVGYETQLLEFIDMEHTPKNVLIRAYHTDRKPATDEFTHYEAFRDMLQAKPFLEKELKELLNK comes from the coding sequence ATGCAGTTTGAAGAATTGCTCACAAAACTGACGGAACAACTAACGAATGGCACGTTTGTGGGAGGTACGATTAGCCAACCACGCATGAAATCTGACGAATTAAAACGTGTTCGTTTAAAGCCAGTTGAACTTCGCGGCGCGTTGCATATTCAATTTGAATACCAGTACGAACGAGTGTTAAATCACGAAAACATTGCCATTGAAAACGTTTATGGTGAACTCGACAACTTATTAAATCGATTTCGCCAAGTACATGCGGAATTCACGAATGAAACCGTACATGTCCAAATTTCGAAAAAGTTCAAAGTGATGTGGAAAGGAAAGAAAGCCACTTCAACGAAAGAAGTTGACCTTTCCCATAATCGAAAGAAGAACTATTTACTTGATGAAGAAACCCCTTACCCTTTCTTAGTAAGATTGGGCGTGCAAACGCCAGATGGAAAAGTACGGAACCAACACCAAGACAAGTTTAGGCAAATTAACCGTTTCGTTGAATTTATCGACGACTCGCTCGCCTACCTACCGAAGGATAAAACAATACGGATTCTTGATTTTGGTTCAGGAAAGTCTTATTTAACATTTGCGTTATATCATTACTTACACATCGAAAAGGGCCTCGACATTAAAGTAACTGGGCTTGATTTGAAAAAAGAAGTGATCGAAGAATGTAGCGCGATTGCGAAGGATTTAAACTACGAAAACCTAGAATTTCTCGTTGGTGACATTAATGATTATAATGATGAAACCGCAGTGGATATGGTCGTTACACTTCATGCCTGTGATGTGGCCACGGATATGGCGTTAGGACGTGCTGTCAAATGGGGTGCTAAAGTCATTTTAAGCGTTCCTTGTTGTCAACACGAACTAGCTTCTCAAATAGACACACCTGCACTCGATGTAATGTTGCAACATGGGCTTATTAAAGAAAGATTTTCATCCCTTGCAACCGATTCGATCCGTGCGGAACTATTATCCCTTGTCGGCTATGAAACACAACTACTAGAATTTATCGACATGGAGCACACGCCGAAAAACGTACTCATTCGTGCTTATCATACCGACCGAAAACCAGCCACCGACGAATTCACACACTACGAAGCATTTCGCGACATGTTACAAGCGAAACCGTTTTTAGAGAAAGAGCTGAAAGAGTTACTAAATAAATAA
- a CDS encoding AMP-binding protein, whose amino-acid sequence MALLRKTVGEIVREQARTYPDAEAYVYPEHGIRKTYKEFDEETDLLAKAFIGMGIEKGEHIAIWSDNKRQWLLSQYATGKMGAALVTVNTNYQAAELEYLLQQSESTTLILDESFKGTSYIDIIRTICPELVESRGDNIVSENLPRLKRVILMTEREEEGMYKWSDLMAHASNVSDEQLEERFQSLDPDDVINIQYTSGTTGFPKGVMLTHNNIVNNGKIIGDRMKLTEQDKVCIPVPFFHCFGCVLGTLAAVTHASSMVIIEQFDAGKVLQAVQDEKCTALHGVPTMFIAELNHPEFHEYDTSSLRTGIMAGSTCPIEVMRRVIDDMGASEITICYGQTESSPVITQTTTDDPIEKRVSTVGKPHPHVEVKVVDPTTGEEVAVGEPGELWTRGYHVMKGYYNNEEATREAIDEDGWLRTGDIAIMDEDGYIDVTGRIRDMVIRGGENIYPREIEEFLYKHPGIEDVQIIGVPDPKYGEELMAWIIPKKGAKIDEASVREFCKGNISHFKIPRYVKFTDSYPMTASGKIMKFKLQEMSKEMITV is encoded by the coding sequence ATGGCATTACTTCGAAAAACAGTAGGGGAAATTGTAAGGGAACAAGCTCGGACCTATCCGGATGCAGAGGCATATGTGTATCCGGAGCACGGAATCCGTAAAACTTACAAAGAGTTTGACGAGGAAACGGATTTATTAGCAAAAGCGTTTATCGGCATGGGGATTGAAAAAGGGGAACATATCGCAATTTGGTCTGATAATAAACGGCAGTGGCTACTTAGCCAATATGCAACAGGAAAAATGGGAGCAGCTTTAGTTACGGTAAATACGAATTATCAAGCTGCAGAATTAGAATATTTATTACAGCAATCAGAATCTACTACGTTAATATTAGATGAAAGCTTTAAAGGGACAAGTTATATAGACATCATCCGCACGATTTGTCCTGAACTTGTTGAAAGTCGTGGGGATAATATTGTTAGCGAGAACTTACCACGTCTCAAGCGCGTGATTTTAATGACGGAACGTGAAGAAGAGGGGATGTATAAGTGGTCTGATCTCATGGCACACGCGTCCAACGTCTCGGATGAACAGCTGGAAGAACGCTTTCAATCACTTGACCCTGATGATGTGATTAATATTCAATATACGTCGGGAACGACAGGATTTCCTAAAGGCGTCATGTTAACGCATAACAATATTGTAAACAATGGGAAAATCATTGGGGATCGCATGAAATTAACTGAGCAGGATAAGGTTTGTATTCCTGTACCTTTTTTTCACTGTTTTGGCTGTGTGCTAGGAACCTTGGCAGCAGTTACACATGCTTCGTCAATGGTCATTATCGAACAATTTGATGCTGGAAAAGTACTTCAAGCTGTTCAAGATGAAAAATGTACTGCCCTTCATGGTGTGCCGACAATGTTTATTGCCGAACTGAATCATCCAGAGTTTCACGAATACGATACATCTTCACTCCGAACGGGAATTATGGCAGGTTCGACTTGTCCAATCGAAGTGATGCGTCGTGTAATTGATGACATGGGTGCAAGTGAAATTACAATTTGTTACGGGCAAACGGAATCGTCCCCGGTTATTACGCAAACAACGACAGATGATCCGATTGAAAAGCGTGTATCGACTGTAGGAAAACCACATCCACATGTTGAAGTGAAAGTGGTCGATCCTACAACTGGGGAAGAAGTTGCAGTGGGAGAGCCTGGGGAGTTATGGACAAGGGGCTACCATGTGATGAAAGGGTATTATAATAACGAAGAAGCGACGCGAGAAGCAATAGATGAAGATGGATGGCTACGTACTGGAGATATTGCCATTATGGATGAAGATGGATATATCGATGTTACAGGACGTATTCGGGATATGGTCATTCGAGGCGGAGAAAATATTTACCCACGTGAAATAGAAGAATTTTTATATAAACATCCTGGAATAGAAGATGTCCAAATTATTGGCGTGCCTGATCCAAAATACGGAGAAGAGCTAATGGCTTGGATCATTCCTAAAAAGGGTGCAAAGATTGATGAAGCATCTGTAAGAGAATTTTGTAAGGGGAATATTTCTCATTTTAAAATTCCGCGTTATGTCAAATTTACAGATTCGTATCCGATGACTGCGTCAGGGAAAATTATGAAATTTAAGCTGCAAGAAATGTCGAAAGAAATGATTACAGTATAA
- a CDS encoding nucleoside deaminase, with protein sequence MNHKKWLDKTVQMAVDNVKNGGGPFAAIVVKDGKIIGSGTNLVHQHNDPSAHAELLAIREACAELGSTNLSSAILYASGEPCPMCLGAAYWASVGNIYYACSKNEALQHANFSNPLAAYFPDQEKAPEDRQIPFIQISTNGALTPFHEWNKRNNE encoded by the coding sequence ATGAATCACAAAAAATGGCTAGATAAAACCGTTCAAATGGCGGTTGATAACGTAAAAAATGGTGGTGGACCTTTCGCGGCAATTGTCGTAAAAGACGGGAAAATAATCGGGAGCGGAACAAACCTTGTACATCAACATAATGATCCATCTGCCCATGCTGAGCTTTTAGCAATTCGCGAAGCATGTGCGGAGCTTGGGTCTACCAATCTTTCTTCGGCAATATTATATGCAAGCGGCGAACCATGTCCAATGTGCTTAGGCGCTGCGTACTGGGCAAGTGTTGGAAATATTTATTATGCATGTAGCAAAAATGAGGCGTTACAACATGCCAACTTTTCAAACCCATTAGCCGCGTATTTTCCAGACCAAGAAAAAGCACCAGAAGATCGTCAAATACCGTTCATTCAAATCTCTACAAACGGCGCACTCACACCATTTCACGAATGGAATAAGAGAAATAACGAGTGA